The following proteins are encoded in a genomic region of Dokdonia donghaensis DSW-1:
- a CDS encoding glycine--tRNA ligase: MAQQDDQFKKVISHAKEYGYVFQSSEIYDGLSAVYDYGQNGVELKKNIRDYWWKSMVQMHDNIVGLDAAIFMHPTTWKASGHVDAFSDPLIDNKDSKKRYRADVLVEDYCLKIETKIEKEVKKAQKRFGDAFNKEEFVSTNPRVLGYQEKIDTILSRLGKSLEKEDLADVKLLIEELEIGCPLSGSKNWTDVKQFNLMFGTKLGASAESAMDLYLRPETAQGIFVNFLNVQKTGRMKIPFGIAQTGKAFRNEIVARQFIFRMREFEQMEMQFFIKPGTQGEWYKHWKEARMKWHLSLGMGEDNYRFHDHEKLAHYADAAADIEFKFPFGFKELEGIHSRTDFDLKAHEEHSGKKLQYFDHEDNASYTPYVLETSIGLDRMFLAVFSNSLVEEELENNTTRTVLKLPAVLAPIKAAVFPLVKKDGLPEVAKQIIDDLKYDFNVFYDEKDAVGKRYRRQDANGTPFCITVDHDTLEDKMVTIRHRDTMEQKRVLITDLAAIIDKEVNFKHWIA; the protein is encoded by the coding sequence ATGGCTCAACAAGACGATCAATTTAAAAAAGTAATCTCCCACGCAAAGGAATATGGCTACGTTTTTCAAAGTAGCGAAATATATGACGGATTAAGTGCTGTTTATGATTACGGTCAAAACGGTGTAGAGTTAAAGAAAAATATACGTGATTACTGGTGGAAATCTATGGTGCAAATGCACGATAATATAGTGGGTCTTGACGCGGCAATCTTTATGCATCCTACTACCTGGAAAGCCTCTGGTCACGTAGACGCTTTTAGTGATCCGTTAATAGATAATAAGGATTCAAAAAAACGTTACAGAGCAGATGTGCTGGTAGAAGACTACTGCCTTAAGATTGAAACAAAAATCGAAAAGGAAGTAAAAAAGGCTCAAAAGCGTTTTGGGGATGCGTTTAATAAAGAAGAGTTTGTAAGCACAAACCCACGTGTACTTGGGTATCAAGAAAAGATAGATACGATTTTATCTCGCCTAGGTAAGTCACTAGAAAAAGAAGACCTGGCAGACGTAAAACTGCTCATAGAAGAGTTAGAAATAGGTTGCCCACTAAGCGGTAGTAAAAACTGGACAGATGTAAAACAGTTTAACCTTATGTTTGGAACTAAGCTAGGTGCTAGTGCAGAGAGCGCTATGGATCTTTACTTGCGACCAGAAACTGCTCAAGGTATTTTTGTAAACTTCTTAAACGTTCAGAAAACGGGACGTATGAAGATTCCTTTTGGAATTGCACAAACGGGTAAGGCTTTTAGAAATGAGATTGTTGCAAGACAGTTTATCTTTAGAATGCGAGAGTTTGAGCAAATGGAGATGCAATTTTTTATAAAACCTGGAACACAAGGGGAGTGGTATAAACACTGGAAAGAAGCCAGAATGAAGTGGCACTTATCTCTAGGTATGGGAGAGGATAATTACCGTTTTCACGATCACGAGAAGCTGGCTCACTATGCAGATGCTGCGGCAGATATTGAGTTTAAATTCCCTTTTGGGTTTAAAGAGCTAGAGGGTATACACTCTCGCACAGATTTTGACCTTAAGGCACACGAAGAGCACTCTGGTAAAAAGCTACAATATTTTGATCACGAAGATAATGCGAGTTATACTCCTTATGTTTTAGAAACCTCAATAGGTCTTGATCGTATGTTTCTAGCTGTATTTTCTAATTCGCTGGTTGAAGAAGAGTTAGAAAACAACACAACAAGAACAGTACTTAAATTACCTGCTGTACTTGCGCCTATAAAAGCAGCTGTATTTCCGCTTGTAAAGAAAGATGGCTTACCAGAGGTAGCAAAGCAAATTATAGATGATCTTAAGTATGACTTTAATGTATTTTATGATGAAAAAGATGCTGTAGGTAAGCGTTACAGAAGACAAGACGCAAACGGAACTCCTTTCTGTATCACTGTTGATCACGACACGCTAGAAGATAAAATGGTGACCATACGCCACAGAGATACGATGGAACAAAAGCGTGTTCTTATCACAGACCTCGCAGCAATAATTGATAAGGAAGTAAATTTTAAGCACTGGATAGCATAG
- a CDS encoding ComF family protein, with product MICTQCRHTLPLTDFHRYNDPAIKKVFYGRLNLEEATALFYFEKKGPVQELLHNLKYRGHKNISNFLGNWLGADLAILDNYKEIDCIVPVPIHPKKKKTRGYNQVAGFGKALATSLTATYRDDVLIKSKNTKTQVFKGRFTRSDEILDAFTVAIDNSLEGKHILLCDDILTTGATLEACALQLLEIPNIKLSIAVMAIAQ from the coding sequence ATGATTTGCACACAATGTAGACATACACTCCCTCTTACAGATTTCCATAGGTACAACGACCCTGCAATAAAAAAAGTATTTTACGGACGTCTCAATCTAGAAGAAGCGACAGCCTTATTTTATTTTGAGAAAAAAGGTCCCGTACAAGAACTCTTACATAATTTAAAGTATAGAGGTCACAAAAACATAAGCAATTTTTTAGGCAACTGGCTAGGTGCAGACCTTGCTATTCTTGACAACTATAAAGAAATAGATTGTATAGTACCCGTACCTATACACCCTAAAAAGAAGAAAACGAGAGGGTACAATCAAGTAGCCGGTTTTGGTAAAGCACTTGCAACGTCACTTACTGCTACATATAGAGATGATGTGCTTATAAAGTCTAAAAACACGAAGACTCAAGTTTTTAAGGGCCGTTTTACTCGCAGTGACGAGATACTTGATGCTTTTACCGTGGCGATAGACAACTCTCTAGAAGGAAAACATATTTTACTATGTGATGACATACTCACTACGGGAGCCACGCTGGAGGCCTGCGCATTGCAGCTGCTTGAAATCCCTAATATTAAGTTAAGTATTGCGGTTATGGCAATAGCGCAATAG
- a CDS encoding Ig-like domain-containing protein yields MNLKRATVFALVIVGMALTLVNCAKRGSPDGGPMDSLPPVFVKATPPNFTTNFDGDEIRIYFDEYVKLKDLRKQLIISPPIVNRVISPQGSASKYIKIDIQDTLAPNTTYVFNFGLSIVDNNEGNPFPSFKYVMSTGDYIDSLKVSGKIIDAVAEKPDNFVTVMLYEADSTYTESTVYNKPPLYVTNTLDSLDTFTLDYLKPGKYALIGLKDEDANYTFQPKKDKIAFVEEFINVPTDSSYTLKLFTEAPAYKVSRPKHAAEGRIAFGTTGYRDSIAINLLTDAGDKHTSKITKKGEDTLYYWYKPKLAIDSLIFNATAPGYSDTLQARIRKPRLDSLSFSSKYRNVVLFNKAYRIQSNIPIDSINKELITVIKDSTEIEFDYALVENSTAIDFDFKKEEKTRYSITVLPNAIIDYFGQKNDTLRYKAQTKEIGDYGDIELTLVNAQAFPFIIQLLDSQENVVEERFSSKETVFEFKLLKPGKYKVRLVEDANNNKVFDSGNFLLKRQPEIIINYPGEIEVRPSWFAKERFELLPKKQPQEIPTPE; encoded by the coding sequence ATGAACTTAAAAAGAGCAACCGTTTTTGCTCTTGTAATTGTGGGTATGGCACTCACTCTGGTAAATTGTGCAAAACGCGGCTCACCAGATGGAGGACCTATGGATAGCCTACCTCCTGTGTTTGTAAAAGCGACGCCTCCTAACTTTACAACCAACTTTGATGGAGATGAGATACGCATCTACTTTGATGAATATGTAAAACTCAAAGACTTGCGCAAGCAGCTTATCATCTCGCCTCCTATTGTAAACAGAGTCATCTCACCGCAGGGATCTGCTTCAAAATATATCAAAATTGACATTCAAGATACGCTAGCCCCTAACACAACTTATGTATTTAACTTTGGACTAAGTATTGTAGATAATAATGAAGGAAACCCTTTCCCATCATTTAAATATGTGATGTCTACTGGAGACTATATAGATAGCCTTAAAGTATCTGGAAAAATTATAGATGCAGTGGCAGAAAAGCCAGACAATTTTGTAACTGTAATGCTTTACGAAGCAGATAGTACTTATACAGAATCAACGGTTTATAACAAACCTCCTCTATATGTTACTAATACGCTAGATAGTTTAGACACTTTTACACTAGACTACCTCAAGCCTGGAAAGTATGCGCTTATAGGTCTCAAAGATGAGGATGCAAACTATACCTTCCAGCCTAAAAAGGATAAAATTGCCTTTGTAGAAGAGTTTATTAATGTTCCTACAGACTCTTCTTATACTTTAAAGTTATTTACAGAGGCCCCTGCTTATAAAGTCTCAAGACCTAAGCACGCAGCAGAAGGTAGAATAGCCTTTGGAACCACGGGATATAGAGATAGTATTGCTATTAATCTTCTAACAGATGCAGGAGACAAGCACACCTCAAAAATTACTAAAAAAGGTGAAGACACCCTTTACTACTGGTACAAGCCTAAGCTGGCAATAGACTCTCTTATATTTAACGCTACTGCTCCTGGATACTCAGACACCTTACAAGCACGTATAAGAAAACCAAGGTTAGACTCGCTCTCATTTTCATCTAAGTACCGAAATGTAGTTTTATTTAATAAAGCTTATCGTATACAGAGTAATATCCCTATAGATAGCATAAACAAAGAGCTTATTACCGTTATAAAAGACTCTACAGAAATAGAGTTTGACTACGCCCTTGTAGAGAATAGTACAGCTATTGATTTTGACTTCAAAAAGGAAGAAAAAACGAGATATAGTATTACGGTCTTACCAAATGCGATTATAGATTACTTTGGACAAAAGAATGACACCTTGCGCTACAAAGCCCAAACTAAGGAAATAGGTGATTACGGTGATATAGAGCTCACACTAGTAAATGCACAAGCATTCCCATTTATTATACAGTTGCTAGATAGTCAAGAAAACGTGGTAGAAGAGCGCTTTAGTTCAAAAGAAACGGTATTTGAGTTTAAGCTTCTCAAACCTGGTAAGTATAAAGTGCGCCTTGTAGAAGATGCAAATAACAATAAAGTCTTTGACTCTGGTAACTTCTTACTAAAGAGACAGCCAGAAATTATAATTAACTACCCTGGTGAGATAGAGGTGAGGCCTAGCTGGTTTGCAAAGGAGCGATTTGAGCTACTTCCTAAAAAACAGCCACAAGAAATTCCTACCCCAGAGTAA
- a CDS encoding nitrilase family protein, which produces MERDQLNVAMIQSDLIWEQPAQNRLAFEKHFTQLTENCDLAILPEMFTTGFSMNPGPLAETMDGITVQWMKAQAKKYKTAICGSLIIEENDLYYNRFVFVTPEGTVDYYNKRHTFNMAGEGEKYQAGDAPITVTYLGWKILLQVCYDLRFPVFARNTSGYDVVLYVANWPEARVGAWDTLLQARAIENMAYAIGVNRVGTDANNLNYVGHTAAYDVLGKTMAIARVEEKVVLATLSKNHIKETRAKLPFLQDKDVFTLG; this is translated from the coding sequence ATGGAAAGAGATCAACTTAATGTGGCAATGATACAGAGCGATTTAATCTGGGAGCAACCCGCTCAAAATCGCTTAGCCTTTGAAAAGCACTTTACACAATTAACAGAAAACTGTGATCTCGCCATCTTGCCAGAAATGTTTACAACCGGTTTCTCTATGAATCCAGGACCTCTAGCAGAGACTATGGATGGCATCACAGTACAGTGGATGAAAGCACAGGCAAAAAAATATAAAACGGCTATTTGTGGTAGTCTCATTATAGAGGAAAACGATTTATACTATAATCGTTTTGTATTTGTAACTCCAGAGGGTACGGTAGATTATTACAATAAAAGGCACACTTTTAATATGGCAGGCGAGGGTGAAAAATATCAAGCTGGTGATGCCCCCATCACTGTGACCTACCTAGGGTGGAAAATACTATTGCAAGTTTGTTACGATTTGAGATTTCCTGTGTTTGCAAGAAATACCTCAGGCTATGATGTGGTCTTATATGTGGCAAACTGGCCAGAGGCTAGAGTAGGAGCGTGGGATACTTTATTACAAGCGCGCGCTATAGAAAATATGGCCTATGCCATAGGTGTAAATCGAGTAGGTACAGATGCAAATAATCTCAATTATGTAGGTCACACCGCTGCATATGATGTGCTGGGCAAAACTATGGCTATTGCAAGAGTTGAAGAGAAGGTAGTGCTTGCTACGCTTTCAAAAAATCACATTAAAGAGACAAGAGCAAAGTTGCCGTTTCTTCAAGACAAAGATGTATTTACTCTGGGGTAG
- a CDS encoding DUF294 nucleotidyltransferase-like domain-containing protein: protein MQNTIATRIYDFLKQFPPFQFMASDDLFKISTLATVLYLDKDQILFSRDELYSDRFYIVQQGAIKLTRPSGNKTKVVDICDEGDLFGLKVTSENTYRTTATANEETIIYTIPVEAFSAFAKANKAISNYLIASFASNIKDPYTLQQNGSLLNTYEPDRNQDLLGLQQANYSKNVISCDPSATVQEAAQLMQSSRIGSLVVTSNELPVGILTNRELRNAIASGTDTTSTLTKNIMIHPVVCAPGDITVGQAQLMLIKYGVNHLVITKDGTDRSAIIGILSKHDIVVSFGNSPAELIKEIKRVEKTKLLRMSWEKATVILTNYLNQGLPLSHILNIFSELKGALIYRTMELSLAKMSEPPPVPFTWLALGSQGREEQLLYTDQDNALVYQNVPAEKEEATKAYFLRLANRMNKRLHKIGYDYCPADMMGSNPLYCLPISEWKEKFKGWIYDPSPESMLLSGIFFDYRRTFGSQQLVNELTTHIYSLLGDSSIFYRFMAKDALKNPPPVSFFRNFLVESDGAHKDEFDIKNRAMAPLIGAARVLSLYHGLKNVNRTSTRYEQLAMLEPENRELYESCAYAFKALLKFRVQQGLKNGDSGRFIQLESLSKSDRLKLKRCFKPLRDVQEVLRVRFQTQNLS from the coding sequence ATGCAAAACACAATCGCAACACGTATATATGATTTTTTAAAGCAGTTCCCGCCTTTTCAGTTTATGGCGAGTGATGATCTCTTTAAAATATCTACACTGGCAACTGTGCTCTATCTAGATAAAGATCAGATTCTTTTTTCTCGAGACGAGCTTTATAGTGATCGCTTTTATATCGTTCAGCAAGGCGCCATAAAACTCACCAGACCTTCTGGTAATAAGACAAAGGTGGTAGACATTTGTGATGAGGGAGATTTATTTGGCCTTAAAGTAACAAGTGAGAACACCTACCGTACGACAGCAACGGCAAATGAGGAAACTATTATCTATACGATACCGGTAGAAGCGTTTTCCGCTTTCGCGAAAGCGAACAAAGCCATCTCAAATTACCTCATCGCCAGCTTTGCTTCAAACATAAAGGACCCCTACACCTTACAACAAAACGGATCCTTACTTAACACCTATGAGCCCGATCGCAATCAAGACTTGCTAGGCTTGCAACAAGCAAACTACAGTAAGAATGTAATAAGCTGTGACCCAAGTGCTACTGTGCAAGAGGCAGCACAACTTATGCAATCTAGCAGGATAGGTAGTCTGGTTGTAACTAGCAACGAGCTACCTGTTGGGATTTTGACTAATAGGGAACTGCGCAACGCCATTGCAAGTGGTACAGACACTACAAGCACACTTACAAAGAATATAATGATTCATCCCGTGGTGTGCGCTCCTGGAGATATAACGGTAGGGCAGGCGCAGCTTATGCTTATAAAGTACGGAGTAAATCATCTCGTAATTACAAAAGATGGAACAGATAGAAGCGCTATAATAGGGATACTAAGCAAGCACGATATTGTAGTTTCATTTGGTAATAGTCCCGCAGAGCTTATTAAAGAAATCAAAAGAGTAGAAAAGACTAAACTCCTACGTATGTCTTGGGAGAAAGCAACAGTAATACTTACCAACTACCTTAACCAAGGCTTACCACTATCGCACATACTCAATATCTTCTCTGAGCTTAAAGGTGCTCTCATATATCGCACGATGGAACTCTCACTAGCCAAAATGAGCGAACCACCTCCAGTGCCTTTTACTTGGCTAGCTTTAGGGAGTCAAGGCAGGGAAGAACAGCTGTTATATACAGATCAAGATAATGCCCTTGTTTATCAAAATGTCCCCGCAGAAAAGGAGGAAGCCACAAAAGCCTATTTCTTAAGACTGGCAAACCGTATGAACAAACGCCTGCATAAAATAGGCTATGATTATTGCCCTGCAGATATGATGGGGAGCAACCCTTTGTATTGTTTACCCATAAGTGAGTGGAAAGAAAAATTTAAAGGCTGGATATATGACCCCTCACCAGAGAGTATGCTACTCTCGGGTATCTTTTTTGATTACAGGCGTACCTTTGGAAGCCAGCAACTCGTTAACGAACTCACTACTCATATTTACAGTTTACTAGGCGACAGCTCCATTTTTTATCGATTTATGGCAAAAGATGCGCTTAAAAATCCGCCGCCGGTGAGTTTTTTCAGAAACTTTCTGGTAGAAAGTGATGGAGCTCATAAAGATGAATTTGATATAAAAAACAGAGCAATGGCACCTCTTATAGGTGCGGCAAGAGTACTTTCTCTATATCACGGTCTAAAAAATGTAAATAGAACTTCTACTAGATACGAGCAACTCGCAATGCTAGAACCAGAAAACCGCGAGTTATATGAAAGTTGTGCTTATGCATTTAAAGCACTACTTAAATTTAGAGTACAACAAGGTTTAAAAAACGGAGATAGCGGCCGCTTTATACAACTAGAGTCATTATCAAAATCTGATAGACTTAAACTCAAGAGATGTTTTAAACCTTTACGGGATGTGCAAGAAGTACTACGTGTGCGATTTCAAACTCAAAACTTAAGCTAG
- a CDS encoding PolC-type DNA polymerase III → MSLFSKNNDSQPEFWIKYLDAFAKEKKEKRFFKKTVGSRELQNTRFVVFDTETTGLDYKKDRILSLGGVAVVGNQVIAADTLELFLKQDFYNPDSAQIHGILKQGNYLKVNEEEAIAQCLDFIGTDILVGHHVGFDVAVVNQSLKRAGLGRLKNRQLDTEILYKRLVHPVNRPLQDKRYTLDELAEALKIPLHDRHTAAGDSLITALAFIKIVHKLNSDGEMKLKHLFR, encoded by the coding sequence ATGTCCTTATTCTCAAAAAATAATGACTCACAACCAGAGTTTTGGATAAAGTATCTTGACGCTTTCGCGAAAGAAAAAAAGGAAAAACGCTTCTTTAAAAAAACCGTAGGTAGCAGAGAATTACAGAATACGCGGTTTGTCGTTTTTGACACAGAGACCACGGGTTTAGATTATAAAAAAGATCGCATTCTTTCCCTAGGTGGTGTTGCTGTGGTAGGTAATCAAGTTATTGCGGCAGACACGCTCGAGCTGTTTTTAAAACAAGACTTTTACAATCCAGACAGCGCACAAATACACGGCATTTTAAAACAAGGCAATTACCTCAAGGTAAATGAAGAAGAAGCCATTGCCCAGTGTCTAGATTTTATAGGCACAGATATTCTGGTAGGGCATCACGTAGGCTTTGACGTAGCAGTGGTAAATCAATCACTTAAAAGAGCTGGGCTAGGCAGGCTAAAAAACAGACAACTCGATACAGAGATTTTATACAAGAGACTAGTACACCCAGTAAACAGACCTCTACAAGACAAACGCTACACCCTAGATGAGCTTGCCGAAGCGCTTAAAATACCACTACACGACAGGCATACCGCAGCAGGAGACTCTTTAATCACGGCGCTTGCTTTTATAAAAATTGTTCATAAACTCAACAGCGATGGCGAGATGAAATTAAAACACCTTTTTAGATGA
- a CDS encoding HAD family hydrolase has product MINQDTLIVFDIDGTLTDSIPTYLPVITKVLADIGLKDIDTDYDNYLHHTDRYALEYNYERNFGKKAPQDLRYTLDTLLGEELIKHPSVPEIKGATTLLEILINEKIPFAYGTGAFPKATVVKMEGSGVPFIPEVLATSLENVSRVGFVKEAIEKSKAHYGHSSFERIIAVGDGLWDLKAAQDLEIDFLGIGIKNKDAMFKNGCTHWVKDYANFDLSQFG; this is encoded by the coding sequence ATGATTAATCAAGACACACTTATTGTATTTGACATAGACGGTACACTTACAGACAGCATACCAACCTATTTACCCGTAATAACCAAAGTACTTGCAGATATAGGTCTTAAAGATATAGATACAGACTATGATAACTACCTGCATCATACAGACCGCTATGCACTAGAGTATAATTATGAGCGCAATTTTGGCAAGAAAGCACCACAAGATTTACGGTACACACTAGACACTCTCTTGGGAGAAGAGCTCATAAAACATCCTTCTGTTCCAGAGATAAAAGGTGCTACAACATTGCTTGAGATTCTCATAAACGAAAAAATTCCTTTTGCATATGGTACGGGAGCTTTCCCAAAAGCAACAGTGGTAAAGATGGAAGGCTCTGGTGTGCCATTTATACCAGAAGTACTCGCTACCTCGCTAGAAAATGTATCACGAGTAGGTTTTGTAAAAGAAGCCATAGAGAAGTCTAAGGCACATTATGGTCACTCTAGTTTTGAGCGCATCATTGCTGTGGGCGATGGTCTCTGGGATCTCAAAGCTGCACAAGATCTTGAGATAGACTTTTTAGGCATAGGCATAAAAAACAAAGACGCAATGTTTAAAAATGGATGCACGCATTGGGTAAAAGACTATGCAAATTTTGACCTCTCGCAATTTGGATAG
- a CDS encoding ankyrin repeat domain-containing protein, giving the protein MNDKLFDAIRNGDVEMVKAIITAHPELINIKDQRGSTPLLLATYYGNQDMAEAMLKHKPDLNAKDASGNTALMGVCFKGYAAIAKLLIDHGADVNAKNLNSATALIYAATFAQSEIAQLLIDNGADTGHVDEKGNTAYDHAKMQGAEKLMAILESK; this is encoded by the coding sequence ATGAATGACAAACTTTTTGATGCCATACGCAACGGAGATGTAGAGATGGTAAAAGCGATTATAACGGCACACCCAGAGCTTATTAATATAAAAGATCAACGTGGTTCAACACCACTCTTACTTGCGACTTATTATGGTAATCAAGATATGGCAGAGGCTATGCTTAAGCACAAACCAGATCTTAATGCAAAAGATGCTTCTGGTAACACGGCTCTTATGGGTGTTTGTTTTAAGGGTTATGCGGCCATTGCAAAGCTTCTTATAGACCACGGTGCAGATGTAAATGCTAAAAATTTAAATAGTGCAACGGCTTTGATATATGCAGCAACTTTTGCACAGTCAGAAATTGCACAGCTACTTATAGATAATGGTGCAGACACAGGCCACGTAGACGAGAAAGGAAACACCGCTTACGATCACGCAAAAATGCAAGGAGCAGAAAAGCTAATGGCTATTTTAGAAAGTAAGTAG
- a CDS encoding DUF1440 domain-containing protein produces MSNSALSNWLEKDTMASTASRGVISGVLGGLAGTIVKSAIERFLPVRQPNTESAQLKLVDNISEKLTGETVSASNRDLAEQLVNIPIGVTLGASLGYAKRDRPETNVVEGALFGTTAYLATHETSLPLMGLEEAPKDIPVKLQANEFLAHVAFGITAELVRGWVARRLDD; encoded by the coding sequence ATGAGCAACTCTGCATTATCAAACTGGCTAGAAAAAGATACAATGGCATCTACCGCTTCGAGAGGAGTTATCTCTGGTGTACTAGGTGGACTTGCAGGTACTATTGTAAAATCTGCAATCGAACGTTTTTTACCAGTAAGACAGCCTAACACAGAAAGCGCGCAACTTAAACTAGTAGATAATATTTCTGAAAAACTCACGGGTGAAACCGTAAGTGCTTCAAACCGAGATCTAGCAGAACAACTGGTAAACATCCCAATAGGAGTGACACTAGGCGCGAGTCTAGGCTATGCAAAACGCGACAGACCAGAGACTAATGTGGTGGAGGGCGCCCTCTTTGGTACGACAGCATATCTTGCTACACACGAGACATCATTACCACTTATGGGTCTAGAAGAAGCTCCAAAAGACATCCCAGTAAAGTTACAAGCAAATGAGTTTCTGGCTCACGTAGCCTTTGGTATAACTGCAGAGCTAGTGAGAGGCTGGGTCGCTAGAAGACTAGATGATTAA
- a CDS encoding alpha/beta fold hydrolase, with the protein MQHIVIKYLFVIWVILSFTSCTTLQWRASDKEILKTFSSEQIPTKISYFKIDSLNLKIRFQTVEVGDNDINLVFLHGSPSSLSAWSRYLNDSTLYNNANLHAIDRPGYGYSNFGDAITSIEQQATIINNLLQYHNIDNVIAIGSSYGGPLAARLAITNPAIKGVIMISPAIDPDNEQRIWQSDFTQFWLTRWLVPTGYRVAGDEKTVHAAELLRIAGDWSKLTIPVIHIHGDKDDLVPYENINYTKRVFLNSEVITIPDTGHEIAWARPELIKPYIFRMIEKVKDKKLD; encoded by the coding sequence ATGCAACATATAGTTATAAAATACCTATTTGTTATATGGGTTATCCTGTCTTTTACAAGTTGTACAACACTGCAATGGAGAGCCAGTGATAAGGAAATATTAAAAACATTTTCTTCAGAACAAATTCCTACTAAGATTTCCTACTTTAAGATCGATAGTCTTAATTTAAAAATCCGTTTTCAGACTGTTGAGGTAGGTGATAATGATATAAATCTTGTCTTCTTGCACGGGTCGCCCAGTTCCCTTTCTGCCTGGAGTAGATATCTTAATGATAGTACACTTTATAATAATGCAAACCTACACGCTATAGATAGGCCAGGCTACGGGTACTCAAATTTTGGTGATGCCATTACTTCTATAGAACAACAAGCAACAATTATTAATAATTTATTGCAATACCACAATATAGATAATGTGATTGCAATTGGTTCTTCATATGGAGGTCCGCTTGCAGCAAGGCTTGCTATAACTAATCCAGCGATAAAAGGAGTAATTATGATTTCACCCGCTATAGATCCTGATAATGAACAACGTATCTGGCAATCAGATTTTACACAATTTTGGCTTACACGATGGTTAGTACCTACAGGCTATCGCGTTGCTGGAGATGAAAAAACCGTTCACGCAGCTGAGTTACTACGTATTGCAGGAGATTGGTCCAAGCTTACAATACCAGTAATACATATACACGGTGATAAAGATGATTTAGTTCCTTACGAGAATATAAATTATACTAAAAGAGTATTCTTAAATAGTGAAGTTATCACTATACCAGATACTGGTCACGAGATTGCCTGGGCGAGACCAGAACTTATAAAGCCTTATATCTTTAGAATGATTGAAAAGGTAAAGGATAAAAAGTTAGATTAA